Genomic segment of Arachis stenosperma cultivar V10309 chromosome 4, arast.V10309.gnm1.PFL2, whole genome shotgun sequence:
ACGACCCGAGCCGTCTTCACGATCCCAAGAGAGACGCCCCTTCGGGGGAACTGGCAGCGATAGCGCCAGGATAATGCAAGAATTGTGCCATAGGGTGCAGAACCTGGAACGCCAGCTGGCAGATTAGGAACATCGTCAACAAACTTCCGACCCAAACTATTCTCCATCTCTCGAGAGCCGTGGAAGAATTTCTCAGAGAAGTCACTCCCGGCGCACACCCAACCCAAGATCTAAATCTGAAAGTATACAGGAAGACTGGGAACGCCCAAGGAGGCGGCATGAGCCCTTGATATATGCTCGATCTAGAGGGAAACGTGCCGCTGGGCAAGATCGGGAAGACTACAGAGAAAGAACGAGGAGAACGCAATGACCTGTGATCATGGGAGCAACCCCCTTCCATCGTTTCGTCGTCGAGGTCTGGCTACCAAAGCACTTTAATAAGCCGACGGACATGTGGTACGATGGAACTCAAGACCCACAGGAGCATCTAACGGCCTTCGAGGCCAGAATGAATTTGGAGAGGGTAGGCGACGAAGTCAGGTGTCGCGCTTTCCCAGTCACCCTGGCGGGACCTACAATACGGTGGTTTAACAGCCTCCCACAaggatcatactaaaaactacctaaaaataatgccaaaaagcgtataaattatccgttcatcaaaGGTGATGCCGTTCGGGCTGAAGAATGCAGGGGCCACCTACCAAAGGTTGATGAACAAGATATTCAACGACCTTATAGGTAGAACGGTGGAGGTATACGTAGATGATATACTGGTGAAGACCACCCGACCTGATGACCTCACAAAGGATCTGGAAAAGGTGTTCGCCTCCCTTCGACAACACGGCATGAGGCTCAACCCGCTTAAGTGTGTCTTTTCTATGGAAGTAGAAAAATTTTTGGAGTTTATGATAACCCAAAGAGGGGTAGAAGCCAACCCGAAAAAGTGCGAAGCGATACTACAAATGAAAAGCCCAGGGTTTGTCAAAGACGTTTAGAGGTTGGCAGGAAGGCTCACTGCGCTGTCTCGGTTCCTTGGGGCGTCGGCTGCCAAGGCATTGCcattcttcaacttgatgaagaaAGGAATAGCGTTTGAGTGGACCCCAGCATGTGAAGAAGCATTCACCCATTTCAAGAAGATACTAGCAACACCACCTGTCCTCGAGAAGCCCAAGGACGGCGAACCACTGTACCTGTACTTGGCCATAACGGATGAAGCCATGGCATCAGTTTTGGTGCGGGAAGAAGGAAAGGCCCAACAACCAGTCTACTTTGTGAGCAAAGCACTGTAAGGAGCAGAACTTAGGTACAGCAAATTAGAGAAGCTAGAACTCGCGCTCCTGACGTCTTCCCGCAAATTACGACAATACTTCCAAAGTCACAAAGTGGTCGTAAGGACAGACCAGGCAATTCGCCAGGTCCTCTAGAAGCCCGACCTagcgggaagaatgatgaccTGGGCTATCGAGCTATCCCAGTACGACCTGCAGTATGACCCCAGGCATGCAATCAAAGCACAAGCCATGGCCGACTTCTTGGTAGAAGTGACGAGGGATGCGACCAAGACACTGACCATACGGTGGAAGCTCCACGTagacggagcctccaaccagacgTTTGGGGGAGCAGGGATAATCTTGGAAAGCCCAACTGGGGTCGTTTACGAACAGTCGATCAAGTTCGAGTTCCCAGTGTCAAACAATCAAGTGGAGTACGAAGCCCTTCTGGGCGGATTAGTCCTGGCTAAAGAAGTCGGAGCCACAAGACTTGAAGTGTGTAGCGACTCGCAGGTCGTTACTTCTCAAATCAAGGGGACCTACCAAGCAATGGACTCCCTGTTACAGAAACATCTGGAGAAGGTCAAAAGGCTAAGCGAACAATTCGAGGAGGTCACGGTCCAACACATTCCGAGAGAAAGGAGCACCCGAGCATACCTCCTGTCTAAGCTAGCGAGCACCAAACTTGGGATGGGCAACCGGTCTCTCATTCAAGGGCTGATAAAAGAGCCAGCGGTCGCCCTCCACATAACTAAGGAAGATCCCTCCTGTATGAACTCGATTACCGACTTCTTGGAAAGCAGTAAGCTCCCTGGCGATGAGAAGTCGGCCAAAGCATTAAGAAGGGAAGTGGCCAAGTATGCGATCATACAAGGTCAATTGTTCAAGAAGGGACTCAGCCAACCCTTGCTGAAATGCCTGCATCCAAGCCAAACAGGTTATGTGCTCAGAGAGGTCCATGAAAGGTGCTGTGGTCACCACATTGGAGGCAAAGCGCTAGTGAGGAAGCTTATCAGAGCTGGTTATTACTGGCCATCGATGATGAAGAACTCTAAAGAGTTCGTGAAGAAGTGCGTCAAATGCCAGGAGAACGCAAATTTTCACAAAGCGCCGGCAACCGAGCTAAATCTGTTGACGTCTTCCCGACCTTTCTCGCACTGGGGAGTCGACCTCCTGGGTCCCTTCCCGGTAGGCCcagggcaagtcaagtaccttaTAGTTGCTATCGACTATTATACCAAGTGGATAGAGGCCGAGCCACTAGCTAGCATATCCTCGTCCAATTGCCGAAAGTTCATGTGGAGATAGATAGTCACTCGATTCAGCATCCCTGAGGTTGTAATCTCTGATAAAGGGACGCAATTCACTGATAAGATGTTCGGAGAGTTCCTCGCCGGCCTGGGCATAAAGCAAAAGTTCTCATCTGTGGAACACCCCCATACGAACGGCCAAGTTGAGGCCGCCAATAAGGTCATCTTGCTAGGCCTCAGAAAATGGCTAGATCAGAAAAAGGAAGCATGGGCGGATGAGCTCGCTTCACGTCATCCTCCTCAAATTGCACATTAGAGGTCGAGCCCTCGCTAGTACCCACAACTTCACCCTGGGTAGGAGAGACATGCGTTTCGTCGGCATTCTGGGCCGACATCTCGGCACCATTGGAGGGAGGCACCACCTGATTCTTGTTATTTTCGGGTGGAGCCTCCTGGTTCTTGTCGGCCGGTTCCTCGTCGCTGTCGCCAGCTAAAAAGGTGCTATACAAATTTTCAAGGCCGGTCACTTCGGCAGACATCCCCGCTGCAATAAAGTAGTGAAACTAGTTAGTCGTGAAGTCGTTATAACAAATCAAAGCAACAGTAACGCAAGAAACAAGTTAAAGCTACTCACGGATATAATTTCTAGCGACCTCCCGGTCACCCATGAGTAGATGAGGGTTCACGTGATTTTTTCCAAAAAAGGCCAGCAACACGTCGGCAATCTTTTTATCCACGGAGGACATCACTTTGTACGTTACCTTGTTAAAGGCATTCGACCCCCGCCCTGAAACTCCAATATGTCgggtgatgtgtggaaaacgatccaacacaaaactcaccggcaagtgtaccgggtcgcatcaagtaataataactcacatgagtgaggtcgatcccacagggattgaaggattgagcaattttagtttagtgggtggtttagtcaagcgaatcaagttttggttgagtgatttgtgtttatcagaaattaaatgacagtaaatgtaaagggggaagggagaaatgcagtaaaataaagaacagaagagtaaaagtgcagaaacttaaagagcaagaaagtaaatgactgaaacttaaagtgcaagaaacttaaattgcagtaacttaaatggcaagaaaga
This window contains:
- the LOC130975257 gene encoding uncharacterized protein LOC130975257; the encoded protein is MTWAIELSQYDLQYDPRHAIKAQAMADFLVEVTRDATKTLTIRWKLHVDGASNQTFGGAGIILESPTGVVYEQSIKFEFPVSNNQVEYEALLGGLVLAKEVGATRLEVCSDSQVVTSQIKGTYQAMDSLLQKHLEKVKRLSEQFEEVTVQHIPRERSTRAYLLSKLASTKLGMGNRSLIQGLIKEPAVALHITKEDPSCMNSITDFLESSKLPGDEKSAKALRREVAKYAIIQGQLFKKGLSQPLLKCLHPSQTGYVLREVHERCCGHHIGGKALVRKLIRAGYYWPSMMKNSKEFVKKCVKCQENANFHKAPATELNLLTSSRPFSHWGVDLLGPFPVGPGQVKYLIVAIDYYTKWIEAEPLASISSSNCRKFMWR